A DNA window from Christiangramia salexigens contains the following coding sequences:
- a CDS encoding ligase-associated DNA damage response DEXH box helicase, whose product MKRQELLQLANNWFTDQDWKPFKFQKDTWTAYLQKKNGLLNAPTGSGKTYALWVPIVLDYIKKNPDFKTKHKKGLKAIWITPLRALSVEIEQAASRFAEEMGTKFTVGIRTGDTPQKERAAQKKSMPDLLITTPESLHLLLSSKNYPKMFKDLQAVVVDEWHELLGTKRGVQVELGLSRVKTISKDLRIWGISATIGNLQQAREVLLGPDSEALDNSVMIRANIKKKINVRSIIPAKMEKFPWRGHLGLHLLDEVVPIIKNSRTTLLFTNTRSQCELWFQKLMNKYPEFAGEVAMHHGSINKETRLWVEQAIRNESLKAVVCTSSLDLGVDFAPVETIIQIGGPKGVARFLQRAGRSGHQPGKESMIHFLPTHAIELIEASALQKAVEKKAVEDRIPYLMSYDVLVQYLNTLAVSDGFLPKDIYPEIASTFCFQGITEDEWRWILNFITKGSQSLQAYDEYKKVEIKEDGTFKINNRAVAMRHRLQIGTIVSDAMLSVKYMKGGYIGTIEEWFVSKLKPGDTFTFAGGILELVHIKNMQVLVRKSSKKTSKVPSWQGGRMTFSAQMSELLRQEMYLAATLGEKESRSRELTALKSIFKRQKRESIIPKNNEFLIESFKTREGFHAIFYPFEGRFVHEALGSLLAYRISLLSPISFSIAFNDYGFELLSDQEIDMQQVLDNDLFSSEYLMDDLYKSLNATEMARRKFRDIAVVAGLVFTGYPNKLVKNKHLQSNSQLLFSVFRDYENDNLLYQQAFRETFEHQLEEGRLRESLERIHSQNIVWKKCEKPTPFSFPIITDRLREKLSSEKLEDRIKRMLQQLEN is encoded by the coding sequence ATGAAGCGCCAAGAACTTTTACAACTTGCCAATAATTGGTTTACGGATCAGGACTGGAAGCCATTCAAATTTCAAAAAGATACCTGGACTGCATATTTGCAAAAAAAGAACGGGCTATTAAATGCACCTACTGGGAGCGGTAAAACCTATGCCTTATGGGTGCCAATAGTTTTGGACTATATAAAAAAGAACCCAGACTTTAAGACCAAACATAAGAAGGGGTTAAAGGCGATCTGGATCACACCTCTAAGAGCACTCTCGGTTGAGATCGAACAGGCTGCCAGTCGATTTGCCGAAGAGATGGGCACTAAGTTCACGGTTGGAATTAGAACGGGGGACACGCCTCAAAAGGAACGGGCGGCACAAAAGAAATCCATGCCAGATCTTCTGATCACTACTCCTGAAAGTTTACATCTTTTATTGTCTTCTAAAAATTATCCAAAGATGTTCAAAGATCTTCAGGCAGTGGTTGTTGATGAATGGCATGAACTTCTGGGAACCAAAAGGGGAGTTCAGGTAGAACTCGGACTTTCCAGAGTAAAAACCATTTCAAAAGACCTTCGTATCTGGGGGATATCTGCGACCATCGGAAATTTGCAACAGGCGAGGGAGGTTCTGCTTGGACCAGATTCAGAAGCTTTGGATAATTCCGTGATGATCAGGGCAAATATTAAAAAGAAGATCAATGTAAGATCTATTATTCCGGCTAAAATGGAAAAATTTCCCTGGCGGGGACATTTGGGGCTCCATCTGCTCGATGAGGTAGTCCCTATTATTAAAAACTCACGAACTACCCTTCTTTTTACCAATACCAGATCTCAATGTGAATTGTGGTTTCAAAAATTGATGAATAAATACCCTGAATTTGCCGGTGAAGTCGCCATGCATCATGGGAGTATTAATAAAGAAACCAGATTATGGGTTGAGCAGGCTATTAGAAATGAAAGTTTAAAGGCGGTGGTATGTACTTCCAGCCTGGATCTGGGTGTGGATTTTGCTCCGGTAGAGACCATCATTCAAATTGGAGGTCCAAAAGGAGTAGCGAGGTTTCTTCAAAGAGCAGGTCGTAGCGGCCATCAGCCGGGAAAAGAGAGTATGATACATTTCCTGCCTACGCATGCCATAGAACTTATAGAGGCTTCAGCTTTGCAAAAAGCAGTGGAGAAAAAAGCAGTGGAAGATCGTATTCCTTACTTAATGAGCTATGATGTGCTGGTTCAATACCTTAACACCCTGGCTGTTTCTGATGGATTCTTACCTAAAGATATTTATCCCGAAATTGCCTCTACCTTTTGTTTTCAGGGAATCACGGAAGATGAATGGCGCTGGATCCTGAATTTTATTACCAAAGGAAGTCAGAGTCTACAGGCTTATGACGAATACAAAAAAGTTGAAATAAAAGAGGACGGAACGTTTAAAATTAATAACAGGGCGGTAGCTATGAGGCACAGGCTGCAAATAGGTACTATAGTAAGTGATGCCATGTTGAGTGTAAAATATATGAAGGGTGGATATATTGGAACGATTGAAGAATGGTTCGTTTCAAAACTTAAACCCGGAGACACTTTTACATTTGCGGGTGGGATCCTTGAATTGGTGCATATTAAGAATATGCAGGTGCTTGTTAGAAAATCCAGTAAAAAAACCTCCAAAGTACCCAGCTGGCAGGGTGGACGGATGACCTTCTCGGCTCAAATGAGTGAACTTTTACGACAGGAAATGTACCTAGCAGCCACTCTTGGTGAAAAGGAAAGTAGGTCCAGAGAATTGACGGCATTAAAATCCATATTTAAAAGACAAAAAAGAGAATCTATCATTCCTAAGAATAATGAATTCCTGATCGAGAGTTTTAAGACGAGGGAAGGCTTTCATGCTATTTTTTATCCGTTTGAAGGTAGATTTGTGCATGAAGCCTTGGGAAGTCTTCTTGCCTACCGTATTAGTCTTCTTAGCCCAATTAGTTTTTCCATCGCCTTTAATGACTATGGGTTTGAACTATTGTCAGATCAGGAAATCGATATGCAGCAAGTTTTGGATAACGATCTCTTTAGTTCAGAATACCTGATGGATGATCTTTATAAAAGTTTGAATGCTACCGAAATGGCCAGAAGAAAATTCAGGGATATAGCAGTTGTGGCCGGTCTGGTCTTTACGGGTTACCCTAATAAGCTTGTGAAGAACAAGCACCTTCAGTCTAATTCGCAATTGTTATTCAGCGTTTTCAGGGATTATGAGAACGATAATTTGCTATACCAGCAAGCTTTCAGAGAAACCTTTGAGCATCAACTTGAAGAAGGAAGGCTAAGGGAGTCCCTGGAGCGCATTCATTCCCAAAATATAGTATGGAAAAAATGCGAAAAGCCTACACCATTTTCTTTCCCGATAATTACCGACAGGTTAAGGGAGAAATTATCTTCAGAAAAGCTTGAAGACCGCATAAAAAGAATGCTTCAGCAATTAGAGAACTAA
- a CDS encoding GEVED domain-containing protein codes for MMKNIYFLYTFIFLFHLSLIAQTNESAGPVHVDSAKAVLSGSLSKAKLVPPSTDFKLYNPRNRGINKVVPGKGLPNTVDPAIQTKMGELKAKSPLFTFTAASTRSTPSDPTGVVGPNHYLNAWNSAFSIWDKSGNQIVPPASLASIGGEFENEVLGDPIVMYDQIADRYIISQFSETPDSFLIAVSQGPDPVNDGWYTYRFTTNDVLPDYPKMSLWSDGYYITTNKNTNTADQSPVVYTLERDKMLQGQSAKIISFPLPGIETNGFYSPAGFQTMGPQLPPRGNAPIIFLQDDAWAGVNEDHLKLWLINVNWSNPSASTISESQELGRSSGVSPFMATFDGGSFTNLAQPGNAPEIDALQATMMYMTQYRRFGTHNSVVLNFVVDVEPSAAEHAGIRWYELRQQSDGGPWSVYQEGTYAPDKRDRFSGSIGIDARGNIGMGYTVLDDSPSDPVYPSIRYTGRFVNDDLGIMTLEEQSIAKGQSPNPNSRYGDYAHLSIDPVDGVTFWHNGEYFEGVNRVNKVGVFRIAGDEPNDVGAISLLSPTNATLTNSEVIKVKIRNFGTNAQSGFPVTYSINGGAEVTEIFTGSLAASSSTEFTFSQTADLSEIGTTYEIMVSTGLNNDSSPANDSFVEQVKNLPPRDVGITSIDAPITGQNLSGSEEVTVTIENFGGKPQQDIPVSYQIGNNAPVKEVYNPVVPVGQNAIYTFSEKANLSASGRYKITARTRLENDFDTSNDSETKSVANLDCIPEGSDCSFGDGISYFELGEILNERIPCGDGYIDFLGASTDLDRSKGTFTVTVKSYFAEEDFEKFSMWVDLDDNGVFSDSERVLTSKVIPKADTAFSFDFDLPIDAPLGQHLLRIRAGDTRYEGDLNNPCEVMDYGTTHDYSVNITDSTLNIADFILNEANLVVVTEENSQYRVIMETSFDETLRLTVHNVLGQKLLENQLFNNGDAYVYELDMSYAAPGVYLLRVGTRKVGKVTRFIVK; via the coding sequence ATGATGAAAAATATATATTTTTTATACACCTTCATTTTCCTTTTTCATCTCAGTTTAATTGCCCAAACCAATGAATCTGCCGGGCCAGTGCACGTGGATTCTGCTAAAGCTGTTTTGTCTGGATCCCTTTCAAAAGCTAAATTAGTTCCGCCTTCCACAGATTTTAAATTGTATAATCCTCGTAATCGAGGGATCAATAAAGTGGTGCCTGGAAAAGGTTTGCCAAATACAGTAGACCCCGCGATTCAAACGAAAATGGGGGAGCTTAAAGCTAAATCTCCTCTTTTCACCTTTACCGCTGCGAGTACAAGATCTACGCCTTCAGACCCTACAGGAGTGGTTGGACCTAACCATTATCTTAATGCCTGGAATTCAGCTTTTTCTATCTGGGATAAAAGCGGAAACCAGATCGTTCCGCCTGCATCCCTTGCCAGTATTGGTGGTGAATTTGAAAATGAAGTGCTTGGGGACCCTATCGTAATGTACGATCAAATTGCAGATCGTTATATAATTAGTCAGTTTAGTGAAACTCCCGATAGTTTTTTAATAGCTGTTTCTCAGGGTCCGGATCCTGTAAACGATGGCTGGTATACCTATAGGTTTACGACTAACGATGTTCTTCCAGATTATCCTAAAATGTCACTCTGGAGTGACGGATATTATATTACCACCAATAAAAATACGAATACTGCAGATCAAAGTCCTGTAGTTTATACTCTGGAACGTGATAAAATGCTTCAGGGACAATCTGCCAAGATCATTTCTTTTCCATTACCAGGAATTGAAACCAATGGTTTTTACAGCCCTGCAGGATTTCAAACAATGGGACCTCAATTACCGCCCCGAGGAAATGCACCAATCATCTTTTTACAGGATGATGCCTGGGCAGGAGTTAATGAGGATCACTTAAAACTGTGGTTGATCAATGTGAACTGGAGTAATCCTTCTGCTTCTACGATCTCAGAAAGTCAGGAACTTGGACGATCCAGTGGAGTGTCTCCATTTATGGCGACCTTTGATGGGGGGTCTTTTACAAACCTTGCTCAGCCTGGAAATGCACCGGAAATAGATGCTTTGCAGGCAACTATGATGTACATGACCCAATATAGAAGATTTGGCACTCATAATTCTGTAGTATTAAATTTCGTTGTGGATGTTGAGCCTTCAGCTGCTGAACATGCTGGAATAAGATGGTATGAGTTAAGGCAGCAATCTGATGGTGGCCCGTGGAGCGTATATCAGGAAGGAACATATGCACCAGACAAAAGAGATAGATTTAGTGGGAGTATTGGTATAGATGCAAGGGGAAATATTGGCATGGGGTATACCGTTTTGGATGATAGTCCTTCAGATCCTGTTTATCCATCTATAAGATATACCGGTAGATTTGTTAATGATGATTTAGGAATTATGACTTTGGAGGAACAGTCTATAGCTAAAGGACAGAGTCCTAATCCTAATTCCAGATATGGGGATTATGCGCATCTAAGTATTGATCCGGTAGATGGAGTTACTTTTTGGCATAATGGAGAATATTTTGAAGGTGTAAACCGTGTAAACAAAGTAGGTGTATTTCGAATTGCGGGAGATGAGCCTAATGATGTAGGGGCAATTTCTCTTCTAAGTCCTACGAATGCTACGTTAACAAATTCTGAAGTGATTAAAGTTAAAATCAGGAATTTTGGGACTAATGCTCAATCAGGTTTTCCTGTAACTTATAGCATAAATGGAGGAGCTGAAGTGACTGAAATCTTTACAGGGTCGCTGGCTGCCTCAAGTTCTACTGAATTTACATTTAGTCAAACCGCAGACCTTTCCGAAATTGGGACGACATACGAGATCATGGTGTCTACAGGTTTGAATAATGATTCTTCACCCGCTAACGATTCTTTTGTAGAACAGGTTAAGAACCTGCCTCCGCGTGATGTAGGTATAACGTCTATAGATGCTCCCATTACAGGTCAAAACCTTAGTGGGTCTGAAGAGGTGACCGTGACCATAGAAAACTTTGGAGGGAAGCCACAACAGGACATTCCCGTGAGCTATCAGATTGGAAATAATGCTCCGGTGAAAGAAGTCTATAATCCGGTGGTACCGGTAGGGCAAAATGCTATTTATACATTTTCAGAAAAGGCTAATCTTAGCGCTTCCGGGAGGTACAAAATAACAGCCCGAACCCGACTTGAAAATGATTTTGACACTTCAAATGATTCGGAGACAAAATCTGTCGCAAATCTTGATTGTATTCCTGAAGGTTCCGATTGTTCTTTTGGTGACGGGATTTCCTATTTCGAGCTTGGTGAAATTCTGAATGAAAGGATCCCTTGTGGAGATGGCTATATAGATTTCCTAGGCGCGTCTACAGATCTGGACCGATCAAAAGGAACTTTTACCGTAACCGTAAAATCATATTTTGCTGAAGAGGATTTTGAAAAGTTCTCTATGTGGGTGGATCTTGACGATAATGGTGTGTTTTCAGATTCTGAAAGAGTCCTGACATCTAAGGTTATTCCTAAGGCCGATACCGCTTTTTCATTTGATTTTGACCTTCCAATAGATGCTCCGTTAGGACAGCATTTATTAAGGATTAGGGCTGGTGATACGCGTTATGAGGGAGATCTAAATAATCCTTGTGAAGTAATGGATTATGGAACCACACATGACTATTCTGTAAATATTACAGACAGCACTCTGAATATTGCAGATTTCATTCTTAATGAGGCAAATCTGGTAGTAGTAACAGAGGAAAATAGTCAGTACCGAGTGATCATGGAAACCAGTTTTGATGAAACACTTAGGCTTACTGTACACAATGTTTTAGGCCAGAAACTTCTGGAAAATCAACTTTTCAATAATGGTGACGCTTATGTTTATGAACTGGATATGTCTTATGCGGCACCTGGTGTATACTTACTACGGGTTGGAACGCGGAAGGTTGGAAAGGTGACGCGTTTTATCGTAAAATAA
- a CDS encoding Ig-like domain-containing protein — MRKIPGFIIVLLLSLSLVQCAKKGMPEGGPIDEEPPKFIRANPENYTTNFKEKEIRIFFDEYIKLDKPQQQIIISPPMDPKPNIMPLGGARKDVKIEIFDTLSENTTYTINFGKSIVDNNEGNPFDYFKYVFSTGAYIDSLSLSGSVADASLKAPKTPISVFLYELDSSFTDSVVFKKTPRYVTYSKDSTFTFSLENLKEGTYRMVGIQDNNNNYLYNPKSEKIGFIGHNINIPTDSTYKLTVFKEKLKFNPKRPAHFKGHQILFGYEGSTDLDSLKIDLLTSKPEGFKARIIKDPKKDSLYYWYNIRPESDSLLFEISTLETRDTLLARLGKLERDSLKVSTENGSINTDFRFKATTPIVRFNDSLVKITGKDSLEVPFTSEFNPLKNEVIIRFNKEPESEYKVSAMPGAIIDLFEAKNDSLVKNVKTKALSEYGSIIINLQNVKSYPIVVQLTNTKGEVQEEQYSTEPKTFNFRYLSPGNFLVRVIYDSNENGQWDTGNYLEKRQPEIIKYFSDTLEVRPNWDINQSIILD, encoded by the coding sequence ATGAGAAAGATTCCCGGATTTATAATTGTATTACTCCTAAGCCTTAGCCTTGTACAATGCGCTAAAAAAGGAATGCCAGAAGGCGGACCTATAGATGAGGAACCTCCGAAATTCATCAGGGCTAATCCTGAAAATTATACGACCAATTTTAAGGAAAAAGAAATCAGAATATTCTTTGATGAATACATTAAGCTGGATAAACCTCAGCAACAGATCATCATTTCACCTCCCATGGATCCAAAACCAAATATTATGCCTTTGGGGGGAGCCAGGAAAGATGTGAAAATCGAAATATTTGATACGCTTTCTGAAAATACCACCTACACCATTAACTTCGGAAAAAGTATTGTAGATAATAATGAAGGGAACCCCTTTGATTATTTTAAATATGTGTTTTCCACAGGCGCTTATATAGATTCTCTAAGCCTAAGCGGAAGTGTTGCAGACGCAAGTCTTAAAGCTCCAAAAACACCTATTTCGGTTTTTCTTTATGAATTGGATTCAAGCTTTACAGATTCTGTAGTTTTTAAAAAGACCCCAAGATATGTCACCTATTCCAAAGACAGCACCTTTACATTCTCTCTGGAAAATCTAAAGGAAGGCACCTATCGCATGGTAGGGATTCAGGACAATAATAACAACTACCTGTACAATCCAAAAAGCGAAAAAATAGGCTTTATTGGGCACAACATAAATATTCCTACAGACAGTACATATAAATTGACCGTATTTAAGGAAAAGCTGAAATTCAATCCTAAAAGACCAGCTCATTTTAAGGGCCATCAGATCCTGTTTGGGTATGAAGGCAGTACAGATCTGGATAGTCTTAAGATCGACCTCCTTACCAGTAAACCTGAAGGTTTTAAGGCCAGGATCATTAAAGACCCTAAAAAAGACAGCCTATATTACTGGTACAACATTAGACCGGAATCGGACAGTTTATTATTTGAAATTTCAACTCTGGAGACCAGAGATACTTTACTTGCAAGATTAGGAAAGCTGGAAAGGGATTCTCTCAAGGTGTCTACTGAAAATGGTAGTATTAATACCGATTTCAGGTTTAAAGCTACTACCCCTATTGTTCGCTTTAATGATAGTCTGGTTAAAATTACCGGAAAGGATTCTTTGGAAGTACCCTTTACTTCAGAATTCAACCCCTTAAAAAATGAGGTGATTATCAGATTCAACAAAGAACCGGAAAGTGAATATAAAGTCTCTGCAATGCCGGGAGCGATCATCGATCTTTTTGAGGCTAAAAACGACAGTTTGGTTAAAAACGTAAAGACAAAGGCTTTATCTGAATATGGTTCCATTATCATCAACCTTCAAAACGTAAAGTCTTATCCTATAGTTGTCCAACTAACAAATACCAAAGGAGAGGTGCAGGAAGAACAATATTCCACAGAGCCTAAAACCTTCAATTTCAGATATCTTAGTCCGGGAAATTTTCTGGTCAGAGTGATCTATGACAGCAATGAAAATGGACAATGGGACACAGGAAATTACCTTGAAAAAAGGCAACCCGAGATCATCAAATATTTTTCTGACACCCTGGAAGTGAGACCAAACTGGGATATCAATCAGTCTATAATTCTAGACTAA
- a CDS encoding glycine--tRNA ligase: protein MAKQEDLFKNVVSHAKEYGFIFGSSEIYDGLSAVYDYGQNGAELKKNIKEYWWRSMTQLHQNIVGLDAAILMHPTTWKASGHVDAFNDPLIDNKDSKKRYRADVLVEDHAEKLLQKAEKEIQKAKKRFGEDFDEEMYKETNPRVKRYLGDRKQILERLAKSLTNEDLADVKSLIEELEIACPESGSKNWTDVKQFNLMFGTKLGASADSATQLYLRPETAQGIFVNFLNVQKTGRMKIPFGIAQIGKAFRNEIVARQFIFRMREFEQMEMQFFVRPGQELEWYEKWKEARLNWHRSLGLGEELYRFHDHEKLAHYANAAADIEFDFPFGFKELEGIHSRTDFDLKAHEEHSGKKLRFYDPELKENYVPYVIETSIGLDRMFLAVLSASLKEEDLGEGNTRTVLKLPAVLAPTKAAILPLVKKDGLPELAQKIVDDLKWDFNVQYDEKDAIGRRYRRQDAAGTPLCITVDHDSLEDNSVTVRFRDSMEQKRIPIEELDTLIRKETDFKSWLKGFSN, encoded by the coding sequence ATGGCAAAACAAGAAGATCTTTTTAAAAACGTAGTATCCCATGCTAAGGAGTATGGGTTCATTTTTGGGTCCAGCGAAATCTATGATGGATTAAGCGCTGTTTACGATTATGGACAGAACGGAGCAGAACTAAAGAAGAATATTAAAGAATACTGGTGGAGAAGCATGACGCAACTGCATCAGAATATTGTAGGGCTGGATGCGGCTATCCTTATGCATCCAACCACATGGAAGGCTTCTGGCCATGTAGATGCTTTTAACGATCCACTAATTGATAATAAGGATTCCAAGAAAAGATACAGAGCCGATGTTTTGGTAGAGGATCATGCTGAAAAGCTTTTACAAAAAGCTGAAAAGGAGATCCAAAAAGCCAAAAAGAGGTTTGGAGAAGACTTTGACGAGGAAATGTATAAGGAAACTAATCCTCGTGTTAAGCGTTATCTTGGTGATCGCAAGCAGATTCTGGAGAGACTGGCAAAATCTCTTACTAATGAAGATCTTGCAGATGTAAAGTCTTTAATAGAGGAGCTTGAGATCGCTTGTCCAGAATCCGGTTCAAAGAACTGGACAGACGTTAAGCAGTTTAACCTTATGTTTGGTACCAAATTAGGTGCATCAGCAGATTCTGCAACTCAGTTATATCTTCGTCCAGAAACAGCACAGGGGATCTTTGTGAACTTTCTGAACGTTCAGAAAACAGGTAGAATGAAAATTCCATTTGGAATTGCTCAGATAGGAAAGGCTTTCAGAAATGAGATCGTTGCAAGACAATTCATTTTTAGAATGCGGGAATTTGAGCAAATGGAGATGCAGTTTTTCGTAAGACCAGGACAGGAACTTGAATGGTATGAGAAATGGAAGGAAGCCAGATTGAACTGGCACCGTTCATTGGGGCTTGGAGAGGAGCTTTATCGTTTTCACGATCATGAAAAGCTGGCTCACTATGCTAATGCTGCGGCAGATATAGAATTTGATTTTCCTTTTGGATTTAAAGAACTTGAGGGTATTCATTCCAGAACAGATTTTGACCTTAAAGCTCATGAAGAGCATTCAGGGAAAAAGCTAAGATTCTATGATCCTGAATTAAAGGAAAACTATGTGCCATATGTGATTGAAACGTCAATAGGACTGGATAGGATGTTTCTGGCGGTACTTTCTGCTTCTTTAAAAGAGGAAGATCTTGGCGAGGGCAATACCAGAACAGTATTGAAATTACCTGCTGTTCTAGCGCCAACCAAGGCAGCGATTTTGCCATTGGTTAAAAAAGATGGCTTACCTGAACTGGCTCAAAAGATCGTAGATGATCTTAAATGGGACTTCAATGTGCAGTATGACGAAAAAGATGCAATTGGGAGACGTTACCGTCGCCAGGATGCAGCTGGTACGCCGCTTTGTATTACCGTAGATCACGATTCACTGGAGGATAACTCGGTGACTGTTAGGTTTAGAGATAGTATGGAGCAAAAGAGAATACCAATTGAAGAACTTGATACTTTGATAAGAAAGGAAACAGATTTTAAAAGCTGGCTGAAAGGTTTTTCCAACTAA
- a CDS encoding ComF family protein, with the protein MFHDFINLLYPSVCHICEAELLKNEEIICTSCLHDLPVTRYHLDNENPVKKVFYGRVKIEKATALLHFRKKAGVQQLIHDLKYRGHKEIGVYFGKWIGTELAENPEFRSIDIVLPVPLHKSKLKQRGYNQVEEFGREIAKKLNIPYYDDILLKVNATQTQTLKGRISRWGKIEETLCIQNPEKAAGKHILIVDDLVTTGATLEACAHKVLEIPGTKVSVATIAITD; encoded by the coding sequence ATGTTTCACGATTTCATCAATCTTCTATACCCCAGTGTTTGCCACATCTGTGAAGCAGAATTGCTGAAAAATGAAGAAATTATTTGTACGAGTTGCCTGCATGATCTTCCGGTTACCCGATATCACCTTGATAACGAGAACCCTGTAAAAAAAGTATTTTATGGTCGTGTAAAGATAGAAAAAGCCACGGCATTATTGCATTTTAGAAAAAAAGCCGGCGTTCAGCAACTCATCCACGACCTTAAATATCGGGGGCACAAAGAAATAGGAGTGTATTTCGGCAAATGGATAGGCACAGAACTGGCTGAAAATCCTGAGTTCAGAAGCATCGATATTGTCCTGCCAGTGCCATTACATAAATCTAAATTAAAGCAAAGAGGCTACAACCAGGTAGAGGAATTTGGAAGAGAGATCGCCAAAAAACTTAATATTCCGTACTATGATGATATTCTCCTGAAGGTAAATGCCACACAAACTCAAACATTAAAAGGCAGGATATCTCGCTGGGGTAAAATAGAAGAAACCCTATGCATTCAAAATCCCGAAAAAGCAGCCGGCAAGCATATTCTTATTGTTGACGATCTTGTGACCACCGGAGCTACACTGGAAGCCTGCGCCCATAAAGTCCTGGAGATCCCGGGAACTAAAGTAAGTGTGGCCACTATTGCAATTACAGATTAG
- a CDS encoding amidohydrolase, translating to MSEILNTAIIQPDLKWEDSDANRDLLGKEINKLSDEVDLIILPEMFTTGFSMNAKILAEQTEGDTLNWMREKADLKNAAVTGSVIIGEDDNYYNRLYFVYPDGSYKLYDKRHTFTLAKEDQTYTAGKKRLIVEFKGWKIMPLVCYDLRFPVWARNTDDYDLLIYVANWPRKRVDAWDALLKARAIENMSYCIGVNRTGEDGDGYVYNGHSAVYDCLGKPLTELNREEEFVKEVSLEKDSLHETRKKLKFLQDRDKFSLEL from the coding sequence ATGAGTGAAATTTTAAATACAGCAATAATTCAGCCCGATCTTAAATGGGAAGATTCAGATGCCAACAGAGATCTGTTAGGAAAGGAGATCAATAAGCTTTCTGATGAGGTAGATCTTATCATCCTGCCAGAAATGTTTACTACAGGATTTAGTATGAATGCAAAAATTCTGGCAGAACAAACAGAGGGTGATACCTTAAATTGGATGCGTGAGAAAGCAGACCTTAAAAACGCCGCGGTTACAGGGAGTGTGATTATTGGTGAAGATGATAATTATTACAACCGACTGTATTTTGTCTATCCCGATGGCTCATACAAATTATACGATAAGCGGCATACCTTTACTTTGGCAAAGGAGGATCAGACCTATACTGCAGGAAAAAAGCGTCTTATAGTGGAATTTAAAGGATGGAAGATCATGCCCCTGGTTTGTTATGATCTTCGTTTTCCGGTATGGGCAAGAAACACCGATGATTATGACCTGCTTATTTATGTGGCTAACTGGCCAAGAAAAAGGGTTGATGCCTGGGACGCGTTGTTAAAGGCAAGAGCTATAGAAAATATGAGTTATTGCATTGGGGTGAACAGAACCGGAGAAGATGGTGATGGCTATGTTTATAACGGTCACTCAGCTGTCTATGACTGCCTTGGCAAACCTCTTACCGAATTGAACCGTGAGGAAGAATTCGTAAAAGAAGTAAGCCTTGAAAAGGATAGTCTCCATGAAACCAGAAAGAAGCTGAAATTTTTACAGGACAGAGATAAATTTAGTCTAGAATTATAG
- a CDS encoding DUF1440 domain-containing protein, which translates to MSITTYLKNDSSLSKTGRSLISGFVGGLAGAAVKSVIEQFLPVRKVDDKSAQMRIVDDLSTKITGTPISTENEAMAEQLVNLPVGGSLGAAYGYGKKDRLGLKPMDGVIFGATTWASTHETSLPILGLEPKPTDVPVKMQLNELFAHVAFGVTLELVRHYVDKQLRE; encoded by the coding sequence ATGAGCATCACCACCTATTTAAAAAATGATTCCAGCCTTTCCAAAACAGGAAGAAGTTTAATTTCCGGGTTTGTTGGAGGCCTTGCAGGAGCCGCAGTGAAAAGTGTTATTGAACAATTTTTACCCGTTAGAAAGGTTGACGATAAGTCTGCACAGATGAGGATCGTAGATGATCTTTCAACGAAAATCACCGGCACACCTATAAGCACCGAAAATGAAGCTATGGCAGAACAATTGGTTAACCTTCCGGTTGGTGGATCTTTAGGTGCTGCATATGGTTACGGAAAAAAAGACCGGTTAGGATTAAAACCGATGGATGGTGTTATTTTTGGAGCAACCACCTGGGCTTCTACCCACGAAACTTCTCTTCCTATTCTTGGCCTTGAGCCGAAACCTACAGATGTTCCAGTAAAAATGCAGTTAAATGAGCTTTTCGCACATGTGGCTTTTGGTGTAACTCTGGAACTCGTAAGGCATTATGTTGATAAACAATTGAGAGAATAA